The following proteins are co-located in the Brienomyrus brachyistius isolate T26 unplaced genomic scaffold, BBRACH_0.4 scaffold35, whole genome shotgun sequence genome:
- the klf8 gene encoding Krueppel-like factor 8 isoform X1 has protein sequence MHKETRKSKCEASPKKPRTSNSDSKGTMPAVQVKVEPEEAESSKPEACEDSPSPAGPKAKGPAPSESASPPPLCTAKPEILSVDQTEPVDLSLNKPRSSLPPATAAASSPSGAATPGAQAVTTTPIPAVLSPGSILASTQGVGGQQILHVIHTIPSVNMPSKMGQLQTIPVVVQSLPVVYTTMPSDGMATAAITVPLIGSDGRSEGSVRIKPGSASPVEFQSDSDVESGTESGSASFSTRGMDTGSGADLDIPADPDSPDMKRRRVHMCDYDGCNKVYTKSSHLKAHRRIHTGEKPYHCTWEGCTWRFARSDELTRHFRKHTGIKPFRCTDCDRSFSRSDHLALHRRRHVMM, from the exons tgCGAAGCAAGTCCTAAGAAGCCCCGCACCTCCAACTCTGACTCCAAGGGAACGATGCCGGCGGTGCAAGTGAAGGTGGAGCCAGAGGAGGCGGAGAGCTCG aaacCTGAGGCCTGTGAGGACTCCCCATCTCCCGCCGGGCCCAAGGCCAAAGGCCCCGCCCCCTCGGAGTCTGCTTCCCCCCCGCCCCTCTGCACGGCCAAGCCTGAGATCCTGTCCGTGGACCAGACGGAGCCGGTCGACCTATCCCTGAACAAGCCGCGATCCAGCCTCCCGCCGGCGACGGCGGCCGCGTCCAGCCCCTCAGGCGCTGCCACGCCGGGCGCCCAGGCCGTGACCACCACCCCCATCCCAGCGGTGCTGTCTCCTGGCTCCATCCTGGCCTCCACCCAGGGCGTGGGCGGCCAGCAGATCCTGCACGTCATCCACACCATCCCATCGGTGAACATGCCCAGCAAGATGGGTCAGCTGCAGACTATCCCCGTGGTGGTGCAGTCACTGCCCGTGGtctacaccaccatgcccagCGACGGCATGGCCACCGCCGCCATCACCGTGCCCCTCATTGGCAGCGATGGCCGCTCCGAAGGCTCTG TACGCATCAAGCCCGGGTCTGCATCGCCGGTGGAGTTCCAGAGCGACAGTGATGTGGAGAGTGGCACCGAGTCCGGTTCCGCCTCCTTCAGCACGCGGGGCATGGATACCGG CTCGGGGGCCGACCTGGACATCCCGGCTGACCCCGATTCGCCGGACATGAAGAGGAGGCGAGTCCACATGTGTGACTATGACGGCTGCAACAAGGTCTACACCAAGAGCTCCCACCTGAAGGCACACCGCAGGATACACAcag gggagaAGCCGTACCACTGCACCTGGGAGGGCTGCACTTGGCGCTTCGCCCGCTCCGACGAGCTGACGCGTCACTTCCGCAAGCACACCGGCATCAAGCCCTTCCGCTGCACAGACTGTGACCGCAGCTTCTCGCGCTCCGACCACCTCGCGCTGCACCGGCGCCGCCACGTCATGATGTGA
- the klf8 gene encoding Krueppel-like factor 8 isoform X2, with amino-acid sequence MPAVQVKVEPEEAESSKPEACEDSPSPAGPKAKGPAPSESASPPPLCTAKPEILSVDQTEPVDLSLNKPRSSLPPATAAASSPSGAATPGAQAVTTTPIPAVLSPGSILASTQGVGGQQILHVIHTIPSVNMPSKMGQLQTIPVVVQSLPVVYTTMPSDGMATAAITVPLIGSDGRSEGSVRIKPGSASPVEFQSDSDVESGTESGSASFSTRGMDTGSGADLDIPADPDSPDMKRRRVHMCDYDGCNKVYTKSSHLKAHRRIHTGEKPYHCTWEGCTWRFARSDELTRHFRKHTGIKPFRCTDCDRSFSRSDHLALHRRRHVMM; translated from the exons ATGCCGGCGGTGCAAGTGAAGGTGGAGCCAGAGGAGGCGGAGAGCTCG aaacCTGAGGCCTGTGAGGACTCCCCATCTCCCGCCGGGCCCAAGGCCAAAGGCCCCGCCCCCTCGGAGTCTGCTTCCCCCCCGCCCCTCTGCACGGCCAAGCCTGAGATCCTGTCCGTGGACCAGACGGAGCCGGTCGACCTATCCCTGAACAAGCCGCGATCCAGCCTCCCGCCGGCGACGGCGGCCGCGTCCAGCCCCTCAGGCGCTGCCACGCCGGGCGCCCAGGCCGTGACCACCACCCCCATCCCAGCGGTGCTGTCTCCTGGCTCCATCCTGGCCTCCACCCAGGGCGTGGGCGGCCAGCAGATCCTGCACGTCATCCACACCATCCCATCGGTGAACATGCCCAGCAAGATGGGTCAGCTGCAGACTATCCCCGTGGTGGTGCAGTCACTGCCCGTGGtctacaccaccatgcccagCGACGGCATGGCCACCGCCGCCATCACCGTGCCCCTCATTGGCAGCGATGGCCGCTCCGAAGGCTCTG TACGCATCAAGCCCGGGTCTGCATCGCCGGTGGAGTTCCAGAGCGACAGTGATGTGGAGAGTGGCACCGAGTCCGGTTCCGCCTCCTTCAGCACGCGGGGCATGGATACCGG CTCGGGGGCCGACCTGGACATCCCGGCTGACCCCGATTCGCCGGACATGAAGAGGAGGCGAGTCCACATGTGTGACTATGACGGCTGCAACAAGGTCTACACCAAGAGCTCCCACCTGAAGGCACACCGCAGGATACACAcag gggagaAGCCGTACCACTGCACCTGGGAGGGCTGCACTTGGCGCTTCGCCCGCTCCGACGAGCTGACGCGTCACTTCCGCAAGCACACCGGCATCAAGCCCTTCCGCTGCACAGACTGTGACCGCAGCTTCTCGCGCTCCGACCACCTCGCGCTGCACCGGCGCCGCCACGTCATGATGTGA